In Mycobacterium sp. Aquia_216, a genomic segment contains:
- a CDS encoding helix-turn-helix domain-containing protein, producing the protein MSLRNGSSKQPATGVAVWSTAAVRQDEAVDYWREVVCDIYVRLSTTPHSKQTFSGEVIHGRYPDFDLSVIRASGERVSRSRSLIARSREDEEYLYGTFQAVGRGVLEQAGHTAVLTPGSMVFYETSQPFSLTFDGPWEQVIVHLPVEQAYAMAGLRRSDELLAVALDSEGAAGAANAFFGSLAARQTTDPHGAALLARHATGLITSLLGLAAMRHTPTDLPDFVRREQVMSFLRTHMGDPRLDVDAIAHGCLLSRRTVYRLFEGSEHSVMGRLRQLRVETAMLMLRNQPDRPVSAVGQACGFATDAQFYRAFRQLTAMTPATYRSSPRPR; encoded by the coding sequence ATGAGTCTGCGCAATGGCAGTTCGAAACAGCCTGCGACCGGGGTCGCCGTATGGTCCACCGCGGCAGTGCGACAAGACGAGGCGGTCGACTACTGGCGTGAGGTGGTATGCGACATCTACGTCAGGCTAAGCACCACGCCCCACTCGAAGCAGACCTTCTCAGGCGAGGTCATTCACGGCAGATACCCGGACTTCGACCTGTCCGTCATCCGCGCGAGTGGAGAACGGGTCAGCCGTAGCAGGTCACTGATTGCTCGCAGCCGCGAGGATGAGGAATACCTCTACGGGACCTTCCAAGCCGTGGGGCGGGGTGTGCTCGAACAGGCCGGACATACGGCTGTGCTCACACCGGGCTCGATGGTTTTCTACGAGACTTCACAACCCTTCTCCCTCACCTTCGATGGACCTTGGGAGCAAGTGATCGTCCACCTTCCTGTCGAGCAGGCTTACGCGATGGCCGGTCTTCGGCGTTCGGACGAACTGCTTGCGGTGGCGCTCGATTCTGAGGGGGCGGCAGGCGCGGCGAACGCCTTCTTCGGATCACTCGCCGCGAGGCAGACCACCGACCCGCACGGTGCGGCGTTGCTCGCCCGGCACGCCACGGGGCTGATCACCTCCCTGCTCGGTTTAGCGGCCATGCGCCATACACCTACCGACCTGCCCGATTTCGTGCGGCGCGAGCAGGTGATGTCCTTCCTTCGAACGCACATGGGCGATCCGCGGCTAGACGTCGATGCCATCGCGCACGGCTGTCTGCTGTCGAGAAGGACCGTGTACCGACTCTTCGAAGGCAGCGAGCATTCGGTCATGGGCCGCCTGCGTCAACTTCGTGTGGAGACGGCGATGCTCATGCTGCGCAACCAGCCCGATCGTCCGGTGAGTGCGGTCGGCCAAGCTTGTGGATTTGCCACCGACGCGCAGTTCTACCGAGCCTTCCGTCAGCTCACCGCGATGACCCCGGCCACGTACCGGTCATCACCTCGTCCCCGGTAG
- a CDS encoding EthD domain-containing protein, which translates to MTVKFIALMRRPASMTHEQFIDYHRTIHAKTFMADPTVQRLCRKYIQSHTIPSGLRGYPDSTFDGVTEIWFDTLEDFNEAFTSATYNANIRPDEQKFIDLPKSEILLAVENPVWNPTN; encoded by the coding sequence GTGACCGTCAAATTCATTGCCCTCATGCGGCGACCAGCGAGCATGACGCACGAACAGTTCATCGACTACCACCGCACGATCCACGCCAAGACGTTCATGGCGGATCCGACGGTACAGCGCCTGTGCCGCAAGTACATTCAAAGCCACACCATCCCATCGGGACTGCGCGGATATCCCGATTCAACCTTCGACGGTGTCACCGAGATCTGGTTCGACACACTCGAAGATTTCAACGAAGCATTCACCTCGGCTACCTACAACGCCAACATCCGCCCGGACGAGCAGAAGTTCATCGATCTGCCCAAGTCCGAAATCTTGCTAGCAGTGGAAAACCCCGTATGGAACCCCACGAACTAG
- a CDS encoding glutathione-independent formaldehyde dehydrogenase, with protein sequence MKAVVYEGPKDVRVEDVPDPTIQHPTDVIVRITTTNICGSDLHMYEGRTALDSGLVLGHENLGEVVAVGSAVVSVKEGDRVCLPFNISCGFCRNCEAGLTAYCLTTSPSPDMAGAAYGFAGMGPYNGGQAEYLRVPFGDSNCLKLPDDAAEKENDYVMLSDIFPTGWHCTELAGMRPGDSVVVYGAGPVGLMAAYSAVIKGAGKVMIVDRQPDRLELAEQIGVIAIDDSKGPAVEQVLDHTDGKGADCGCECIGYQAHDPQGDEDPAMVLNDLVRAVKFTGGIGVVGLYLPEDPGASDDDKEKGRITFEMGEFWFKGQRMATGQANIKHYNRALRDLIHHGKAKPSWIISHQLPLSEAPNAYRHFDARDNGWTKVVLKPQLVSGEQSGNTLPGTKNGSGL encoded by the coding sequence ATGAAAGCTGTTGTCTACGAGGGCCCTAAGGATGTGCGGGTCGAGGATGTACCCGACCCGACGATCCAGCATCCGACTGACGTGATCGTGCGGATCACCACCACAAACATCTGCGGCTCGGACCTGCACATGTACGAGGGCCGCACCGCATTGGATAGCGGACTGGTGCTCGGCCACGAAAACCTGGGCGAAGTGGTGGCGGTTGGGTCCGCTGTCGTCTCGGTCAAAGAGGGAGACCGGGTGTGCCTTCCGTTCAACATCAGCTGCGGCTTCTGTCGCAACTGCGAAGCGGGTCTGACGGCCTACTGCCTAACGACCAGCCCATCGCCCGACATGGCCGGGGCTGCGTACGGTTTCGCCGGAATGGGGCCCTACAACGGTGGACAGGCCGAATACCTGCGGGTGCCTTTTGGCGACTCCAACTGCCTCAAGCTTCCCGATGACGCGGCGGAAAAAGAAAACGACTACGTCATGCTCTCGGACATCTTCCCGACAGGCTGGCACTGCACTGAGCTTGCCGGGATGCGCCCCGGTGACTCCGTGGTCGTCTACGGCGCCGGCCCGGTCGGACTGATGGCCGCCTATTCAGCCGTGATCAAGGGCGCGGGCAAGGTGATGATCGTCGACCGCCAACCGGACCGGCTCGAGCTGGCCGAGCAGATCGGCGTCATTGCGATCGACGACTCCAAAGGGCCCGCCGTGGAGCAGGTCCTCGATCACACCGATGGCAAGGGCGCCGACTGCGGCTGCGAGTGCATCGGTTATCAGGCACACGACCCGCAGGGCGACGAGGATCCGGCGATGGTGCTCAATGATCTTGTTAGAGCGGTGAAGTTCACCGGCGGGATAGGCGTGGTCGGCCTGTACCTGCCCGAAGACCCCGGCGCTTCTGACGACGACAAAGAGAAGGGACGCATCACCTTCGAGATGGGCGAGTTTTGGTTCAAGGGTCAACGGATGGCAACCGGTCAAGCCAATATCAAGCACTACAACCGCGCGCTCCGGGATCTGATCCACCATGGCAAGGCCAAGCCGTCGTGGATCATCTCCCACCAATTACCACTCTCGGAAGCCCCGAATGCCTACCGGCATTTCGACGCGCGAGATAACGGCTGGACCAAGGTTGTGCTCAAGCCGCAACTCGTGAGCGGTGAGCAAAGCGGGAATACCTTGCCCGGCACGAAGAACGGTAGTGGGTTGTGA
- a CDS encoding SIR2 family NAD-dependent protein deacylase, with protein sequence MTARPESPELVALLAGRRIAVLTGAGISTDSGIPDYRGPDSPPSNPMTIQQFTSDAAFRQRYWARNHVGWRHMADTQPNAGHRALAALEHAGVVTGVITQNVDLLHTKAGSSNVINLHGTYAQVICLSCGHTMSRAALAEKLEALNPGFIERAEAIGGLAVAPDADAVVADTMSFHYLDCPRCAGMLKPDIVYFGENVPKGIVAQSFSLVDQAEALLVAGSSLTVFSGYRFVRHAAARGIPVAIVNRGPTRGDDLAAVKLDGGCSELLVLLCDELAPLALR encoded by the coding sequence GTGACCGCGCGCCCTGAGTCTCCGGAGCTAGTCGCGCTATTGGCCGGACGCCGGATCGCGGTGCTGACGGGCGCGGGAATCTCCACCGACTCGGGCATTCCCGACTACCGGGGGCCTGATTCGCCGCCGAGCAACCCGATGACCATCCAACAGTTCACCTCGGATGCGGCATTCCGCCAGCGTTATTGGGCGCGCAACCACGTCGGCTGGCGGCACATGGCCGACACCCAACCCAATGCGGGGCACCGGGCGCTGGCCGCGCTGGAACACGCCGGGGTGGTGACCGGCGTGATCACCCAGAACGTCGACCTGCTGCACACCAAGGCGGGCAGCTCGAACGTGATCAATCTGCACGGCACCTACGCGCAGGTGATCTGCTTGAGCTGCGGACACACCATGAGCCGCGCCGCACTGGCCGAAAAGCTCGAGGCACTGAACCCGGGATTCATCGAGCGCGCCGAGGCGATCGGTGGCTTGGCGGTGGCTCCAGACGCCGACGCCGTCGTCGCCGACACCATGTCGTTCCACTATCTCGACTGCCCACGTTGCGCCGGCATGCTCAAACCCGACATCGTTTACTTCGGTGAAAATGTTCCTAAAGGTATTGTGGCGCAGTCTTTTTCATTGGTCGATCAGGCAGAGGCGCTGCTGGTCGCGGGCTCGTCGCTGACCGTGTTCTCGGGCTACCGGTTCGTGCGGCATGCCGCGGCGCGCGGGATCCCGGTCGCCATCGTCAACCGCGGCCCCACCCGTGGCGATGACCTGGCCGCCGTCAAGCTCGACGGTGGGTGTTCCGAATTGCTGGTGCTGCTGTGCGACGAGCTGGCGCCGCTGGCATTGCGCTAG
- a CDS encoding GlcG/HbpS family heme-binding protein, with protein sequence MTLQQVSVSLADAQRVIAAGQAKAEEAGQPSNIAVVDAGGNLVAHIRMDGAWLGSVDVSINKAFTARAFDTSTCDLARNAGPGGQFFGIHASNGGRVMIFAGGVPLRQDGRVIGAVGVSGGSGEQDQAVAEAAAAAL encoded by the coding sequence GTGACGCTACAGCAAGTGTCAGTCTCGCTGGCCGACGCGCAGCGAGTGATCGCTGCGGGGCAGGCCAAAGCGGAAGAGGCCGGCCAACCATCGAACATCGCTGTCGTCGACGCCGGCGGAAACCTAGTTGCCCATATCCGGATGGACGGGGCATGGCTGGGCAGTGTTGATGTCTCGATCAACAAGGCGTTCACGGCCCGGGCCTTCGACACGTCCACGTGCGATTTAGCTCGCAATGCCGGTCCTGGCGGCCAATTCTTCGGCATCCACGCTTCCAACGGTGGCAGGGTGATGATCTTCGCCGGCGGGGTGCCGCTGCGCCAAGATGGCCGGGTAATAGGTGCCGTCGGTGTCAGTGGCGGCAGCGGCGAGCAGGACCAGGCCGTCGCCGAGGCCGCTGCAGCGGCACTGTGA